In Humulus lupulus chromosome 7, drHumLupu1.1, whole genome shotgun sequence, the following are encoded in one genomic region:
- the LOC133791364 gene encoding uncharacterized protein LOC133791364: MVRTRGASSKKIPVSQSRKVPSPSPPPSVSTAPLSVPTAPTSVGKSCKSKARKKVFSLSHEHPMVFPDISADIVAPPSEVVVPSRAKDHSPLPFDSSLEARAKSKSVSSSSKAAAAGLLKLPLKPSQSKKNSVTPKRKLGLDASLSPLSTAKKKLKAHPPSLSSSESDPEEDKSESEATHDTTLSDETVPDIAESEAESDEPEKEDTIPFEQEAESDSDHIASPLPSKAKGKKPISGSTPPPRHSGVNFKPYSSIFCYNDNARDMVLYAQRKFIIERNYVLSDHRPFGVLTMLQDRQWTGSLVKFSGFVDRIVKEFYANLTNEIIEPSSPLYNKVFVRGHWFSFSPQDIALALHLPLDVEDDVDGASLDKDMVITELVGQKMVWPSHTVISVSNLTYTYVVLHKFATTNWKPTSHTATISFDMASFLYKVGTGLGINLASVIHDQIIGFRKGNRKNLNLPFPHVIYKVLSLQKKDLQRDQEDLVAPTTAASYKASAPPTEATAAPSSKKVKPQSLKIASDDIPHASSSVATDSGLVATEIAAVRASIDSLTARVMSIEGLQRSVLEAVQSLSKAPIV, from the coding sequence ATGGTAAGAACTCGTGGTGCCTCCTCCAAGAAGATCCCTGTTTCTCAATCCCGAAAGGTGCCATCTCCTTCGCCTCCTCCGTCTGTATCAACGGCACCTCTTTCAGTTCCAACAGCTCCCACATCTGTTGGAAAGTCCTGCAAATCCAAGGCTCGCAAGAAGGTGTTTTCGCTCTCTCATGAACATCCTATGGTGTTTCCAGATATCTCTGCTGACATTGTTGCACCACCATCTGAAGTGGTGGTGCCCTCTCGAGCCAAGGACCATTCTCCTCTTCCGTTTGATTCGTCTTTGGAGGCTAGGGCAAAATCGAAATCTGTTTCCTCCTCTTCCAAAGCTGCTGCTGCTGGGTTGCTCAAATTGCCCTTGAAGCCGAGTCAGTCCAAGAAAAATTCTGTGACTCCCAAAAGGAAATTGGGGTTGGACGCGTCTCTTTCTCCCTTGTCTACTGCCAAGAAAAAATTGAAGGCTCATCCCCCTTCACTGTCCTCCTCCGAATCTGATCCTGAGGAAGATAAGTCAGAATCTGAAGCAACTCATGATACCACATTGTCTGATGAAACGGTTCCTGACATTGCAGaatcagaggctgagtctgatgAGCCAGAAAAAGAAGACACTATCCCCTTTGAACAAGAAGCCGAATCTGACTCAGACCACATTGCATCTCCTTTGCCATCCAAAGCTAAAGGGAAGAAACCTATTTCTGGTTCTACTCCTCCACCAAGACATTCAGGTGtaaatttcaaaccttattctTCCATTTTTTGTTATAATGATAATGCACGTGATATGGTTCTATATGCTCAAAGGAAATTTATCATTGAAAGAAATTATGTCTTGAGTGATCATCGTCCTTTTGGTGTGCTAACAATGCTTCAAGATCGACAATGGACAGGTTCTTTGGTTAAATTTTCtggttttgtggatagaatagtcaaggaattctatgccaatcttACTAATGAAATTATTGAACCTTCATCTCCTCTGTATAATAAAGTGTTTGTTAGGGGCCAttggttctctttttctcctcaaGACATTGCTCTTGCTTTGCATCTTCCCCTTGATGTCGAGGATGATGTTGATGGTGCTTCTCTTGACAAGGACATGGTTATCACTGAGTTGGTTGGTCAAAAAATGGTATGGCCATCTCATACAGTCATCTCAGTCTCAAACCTCACCTACACTTATGTTGTTCTTCATAAGTTTGCCACAACAAATTGGAAGCCCACTTCTCACACCGCCACTATTTCTTTTGATATGGCCTCATTTTTGTATAAGGTGGGGACCGGTCTTGGTATAAATTTGGCTTCGGTTATTCATGATCAAATCATTGGGTTTCGCAAAGGTAACAGGAAAAACTTGAATCTACCTTTTCCTCATgttatttataaagtgttgagtTTGCAGAAAAAAGATCTCCAACGTGATCAAGAAGACTTGGTGGCCCCAACTACTGCTGCTTCCTACAAAGCCTCTGCCCCTCCTACTGAAGCCACTGCAGCTCCGTCCTCCAAGAAAGTCAAGCCCCAATCTCTGAAGATCGCCTCGGATGACATCCCTCATGCCTCCTCCTCTGTTGCCACAGATTCAGGACTTGTTGCAACCGAAATAGCTGCTGTTCGAGCCTCTATTGATTCTTTGACTGCTCGAGTGATGTCAATTGAAGGACTGCAACGTTCTGTGTTGGAGGCTGTTCAATCTCTGTCCAAAGCTCcaattgtttag